One part of the Humulus lupulus chromosome 9, drHumLupu1.1, whole genome shotgun sequence genome encodes these proteins:
- the LOC133800996 gene encoding B3 domain-containing transcription factor VRN1-like, translated as MDNLHFAMTVGIHSKMQMALPDEFVELYGDTLDRSAYIALPCGHTWKIVMVTEDNSVYLYEDWPKFMEHYQIIVGQLLIFNYRGSSNFDVIIMNKNLLEIDYTPFPFHSDGKKNDTAPVIDLASSEESDSDYKGKSKINEETMNDTLTNMKPKMRRHTKAKQPYSKNPVFKRIIGIEGNRRYYMRLPDSFAENHLGSKTQTIYLTVGTKKWGVKVLKCGSGFFFSKGWSAFLAANSIRTGDACVFEFLSREPAVLKVSIIES; from the exons ATGGATAACTTACATTTTGCCATGACTGTGGGTATACATTCAAAGATGCAAATG GCTCTTCCAGATGAGTTTGTAGAACTGTATGGAGATACTCTGGACCGTAGTGCATATATTGCTCTTCCCTGTGGCCATACATGGAAGATTGTTATGGTTACAGAGGATAACAGTGTATACTTATATGAAGATTGGCCAAAATTTATGGAGCATTATCAGATAATTGTTGGACAGTTACTAATATTTAATTATAGAGGGAGTTCAAACTTTGATGTTATCATAATGAATAAAAATTTGTTGGAAATTGATTACACTCCTTTTCCTTTCCATTCTGATGGGAAGAAGAATGACACAGCACCCGTGATTGATTTAGCGTCAAGTGAGGAGTCTGACTCGGATTATAAAG GCAAGTCCAAAATCAATGAAGAAACTATGAACGACACACTGACGAATATGAAGCCGAAGATGAGGAGGCATACCAAAGCTAAACAACCTTATTCAAAAAATCCTGTCTTTAAAAGAATTATAGGAATTGAAGGGAATCGTCGTTATTATATG CGTCTACCAGATAGTTTCGCTGAGAATCATCTTGGATCAAAGACTCAGACCATATATCTTACAGTGGGGACTAAAAAATGGGGTGTGAAGGTTCTAAAATGCGGGTCTGGCTTCTTTTTTTCCAAAGGATGGTCTGCCTTTCTGGCTGCTAACTCTATACGCACAGGGGATGCTTGCGTTTTTGAGTTCCTATCAAGGGAGCCAGCTGTGCTCAAAGTCTCCATTATTGAAAGCTGA